Proteins encoded by one window of Archaeoglobus veneficus SNP6:
- a CDS encoding methionine adenosyltransferase has product MKNIYVEEIVHTPIEQQQIEIVERKGIGHPDSLADGMAEAMSRALSKEYMKRLGTILHHNTDETQIVAGRSNPQFGGGEVIEPIYVLLVGRATKFFEGVYIPTDKIALKAAKDYIREHMHCLDVETDIVFDVRLGEGSTDLKDVFKRGKVPHANDTSFGIGYAPLSETERLVYNVEQRIYNEFRRKNPAVGEDVKVMGLREKDRITLTIACAFIDRYLNDIEEYDAIKQELTEWVKDIAGEYTEREVIVNVNTADDYERGCYYLTVTGTSAENGDDGSVGRGNRCNGLITPGRPMSMEATSGKNPINHVGKIYNLLANAIASDCVEKVEGIKEIYVRILSQIGKPINEPKALSIQIIPEKGYEVEKMEPGIREVAEEWLSDITKITEMVINGELNTF; this is encoded by the coding sequence ATGAAGAACATTTATGTCGAGGAAATCGTTCACACTCCTATTGAACAGCAGCAGATTGAGATAGTCGAGAGAAAGGGCATTGGTCACCCTGACAGCCTTGCGGACGGGATGGCAGAGGCGATGAGCAGGGCTTTGAGCAAAGAATACATGAAGCGCCTTGGTACTATTCTGCATCACAACACCGATGAAACTCAGATTGTTGCCGGTAGATCAAACCCACAATTTGGCGGAGGAGAGGTGATAGAGCCCATCTACGTCCTTCTCGTCGGCAGGGCGACGAAGTTCTTTGAGGGCGTTTACATCCCAACGGACAAGATCGCCCTTAAAGCTGCGAAGGACTACATCAGGGAGCACATGCATTGTCTGGACGTTGAAACGGACATTGTCTTCGATGTCAGGCTTGGTGAGGGCAGTACTGACCTCAAGGATGTATTTAAACGCGGAAAAGTTCCGCACGCAAACGATACATCCTTCGGTATAGGCTATGCCCCCCTCAGCGAAACCGAACGCCTCGTTTACAATGTCGAACAGCGTATATACAACGAGTTCAGGCGGAAAAATCCTGCAGTTGGTGAAGATGTTAAGGTAATGGGGCTCAGGGAGAAAGATCGGATTACCCTTACCATCGCGTGTGCCTTTATTGACAGATACCTCAACGACATAGAGGAGTACGATGCGATAAAGCAGGAACTTACCGAGTGGGTTAAGGACATAGCAGGCGAGTACACGGAGAGAGAAGTTATAGTCAACGTTAACACCGCTGATGACTACGAAAGGGGCTGCTACTACCTCACCGTCACGGGTACATCAGCAGAGAATGGTGACGACGGCAGCGTTGGAAGGGGCAACAGGTGCAACGGGCTGATCACTCCGGGAAGACCTATGAGCATGGAGGCCACAAGCGGAAAGAACCCGATAAATCACGTGGGCAAGATTTACAACCTGCTTGCCAACGCAATAGCGAGCGATTGTGTCGAGAAAGTGGAGGGAATCAAGGAAATCTACGTCAGAATTTTGTCCCAGATAGGAAAGCCAATAAACGAGCCTAAGGCTCTCAGCATCCAGATAATACCGGAGAAAGGATATGAAGTCGAGAAAATGGAACCCGGAATCAGAGAAGTTGCCGAGGAGTGGCTGTCCGACATAACGAAGATAACGGAGATGGTCATCAACGGAGAACTGAACACCTTCTGA
- a CDS encoding DUF4405 domain-containing protein → MGAKSKVIVTLSLIATGIFQAISGILLFLSPKGPQSGHIVIFGLEKGTWREYHEYVGLAIIAIAVLHFVLNWRMFVNELRVLKRKRP, encoded by the coding sequence ATGGGTGCGAAAAGTAAAGTTATCGTCACTCTCAGTCTGATCGCCACCGGCATCTTTCAGGCAATAAGTGGTATACTGCTCTTCCTGTCTCCTAAAGGGCCGCAGAGCGGACATATTGTAATCTTCGGACTCGAGAAGGGCACATGGAGAGAATACCACGAGTATGTTGGCCTTGCAATAATTGCAATTGCTGTTCTTCACTTTGTCCTGAACTGGAGAATGTTCGTAAACGAGCTTAGAGTTTTGAAGCGGAAGCGACCTTAG
- a CDS encoding DUF169 domain-containing protein, with product MPECQSAGAVGEGGAGVAMDSELLLDDVKFAEYMLGKEKLSYADIVFVLRNLLRLKYYPVAVKFFFLEEELREFKEKAKYRIASKPLTFCHFSAASRQDGEVLLGTKERMGCSNARYIFGWKDFDEREIKSHLKYTKDHSQAERFVKTKPRLPEGLLAFATAPLHKATFEPDVVHIICDVLQTYHIYNDYASAFDIHPIQPNFMMNSAVCGGAVWTYNNRRINIVPMCSGSKTSGKTEQGEINVYIPGDQIEAVVRRLLERTKEWGGPSFPRTGKTYPGYDVCKLCPLLTFVEPEKIQDEE from the coding sequence ATGCCTGAATGTCAGAGCGCGGGAGCCGTTGGAGAAGGTGGCGCAGGGGTTGCAATGGACAGCGAGCTTTTGCTTGACGACGTGAAGTTTGCAGAGTACATGCTTGGGAAGGAGAAACTGAGCTATGCAGACATTGTCTTTGTACTCAGAAACTTACTCCGACTGAAGTACTACCCGGTGGCTGTTAAGTTCTTCTTCCTCGAAGAGGAGCTGAGAGAGTTCAAGGAGAAAGCCAAATACAGAATTGCCTCGAAACCTCTTACATTCTGCCACTTCAGCGCTGCTTCGAGACAGGATGGAGAGGTTCTGCTGGGAACAAAGGAGAGAATGGGGTGCAGCAACGCCCGCTACATCTTTGGATGGAAGGACTTCGACGAGAGGGAAATTAAGAGCCACCTGAAGTACACGAAAGACCACAGTCAGGCTGAGAGGTTTGTTAAGACAAAGCCAAGGCTGCCAGAAGGGTTGCTGGCTTTTGCAACCGCTCCGCTCCACAAAGCGACTTTTGAACCAGATGTAGTACACATAATCTGCGATGTTCTGCAGACATACCACATCTACAACGACTACGCATCAGCGTTCGACATCCACCCGATTCAGCCGAACTTCATGATGAACTCTGCTGTCTGCGGAGGGGCAGTATGGACGTACAACAACCGCAGGATAAACATTGTGCCCATGTGCAGCGGCAGCAAAACGTCAGGAAAGACTGAGCAGGGAGAAATTAACGTCTACATTCCTGGAGACCAGATCGAGGCTGTTGTCAGGAGGCTCCTCGAGAGGACCAAAGAGTGGGGTGGGCCAAGCTTCCCGCGCACCGGCAAGACGTATCCGGGCTACGACGTGTGCAAGCTTTGCCCATTGCTTACGTTCGTTGAGCCCGAGAAGATCCAGGATGAGGAGTAG
- the engB gene encoding GTP-binding protein EngB: MDSGRVKHEIIFVGRSNVGKSTLFSALFGKKVRKGKKPGTTIKPNFLQYRDLLITDLPGYGYIRGVNRDFNERVKDFIVHYIENNANRIIVSVHVIDAKAFPEVVERWESRGEIPVDIEMYEFLDEVSNVIVAANKIDKVENVDETLDIIAEKLGMLSRDMIFPVCAKKGEVKPLKEELKKRLVRAGRSDLLGVFRR, encoded by the coding sequence ATGGACTCTGGCCGGGTTAAGCACGAGATAATCTTCGTTGGCCGCTCCAACGTTGGAAAATCCACTCTTTTTTCTGCTCTCTTCGGGAAAAAGGTTAGAAAAGGTAAGAAGCCTGGTACCACTATCAAGCCCAACTTTTTGCAGTATCGCGACCTGCTCATCACGGATTTGCCGGGCTACGGCTACATACGGGGGGTAAATAGAGACTTCAATGAGAGGGTTAAGGATTTCATAGTCCACTATATAGAGAACAACGCTAATAGGATTATAGTCTCGGTTCACGTAATAGATGCGAAGGCCTTTCCAGAAGTGGTCGAACGATGGGAGAGCAGGGGCGAGATTCCGGTTGACATAGAGATGTACGAGTTTCTCGATGAGGTGAGCAATGTAATCGTTGCTGCAAACAAAATCGACAAAGTAGAGAATGTTGATGAAACCCTCGACATCATAGCCGAAAAGCTCGGCATGCTCTCTCGCGACATGATATTTCCAGTGTGTGCCAAAAAAGGGGAAGTAAAACCTCTCAAGGAGGAGCTCAAAAAAAGGCTTGTGAGAGCTGGCAGGAGCGATTTGCTCGGGGTTTTCAGGCGTTAA
- a CDS encoding preprotein translocase subunit Sec61beta, with translation MAKGQKTKTPPLMSSAGIMRYFEEEKTQVKISPKSILAFGFVIGALIIVLNAYYGLWPG, from the coding sequence ATGGCGAAGGGCCAGAAAACCAAGACTCCGCCTCTAATGTCCTCGGCGGGTATAATGAGGTACTTTGAGGAAGAAAAGACCCAAGTAAAAATAAGCCCGAAGAGCATTCTCGCCTTTGGTTTCGTCATCGGAGCACTGATAATCGTCTTAAATGCATACTATGGACTCTGGCCGGGTTAA
- a CDS encoding sulfite exporter TauE/SafE family protein, translated as MFDVTWVEIAGHKITINALGYFLWCVWVGWIFSTVGAFGGIMAGLGHISIFGLGQWAKQLKGVKVNIGSYTDAGKYLTDSIRLGNSGLTWFNAVSSTINWYTQKRLVWPAGLFLGIGAVLGAQAGVWLTGGKLGISVYKGVFGLGTYLIAAYMFYQLTPRAKASKAKGREAAKRFAQKVKELKEAGRLHELEGIKNLKVGTYTEFEFFGEQFKIGNYIPFIVGFLIGFMSAVLGIGGGFLFVPFLTSLGLPMYIVPGASTLAVFFTQTSTILGWLARGVEFPLVPILIGWAGIFIGSYIGPRTQKYLPMDFMYGLFGVLATYVGTRYFLSGFFGIKLPP; from the coding sequence GTGTTTGACGTAACATGGGTAGAAATCGCAGGGCATAAAATAACAATAAATGCCCTCGGTTATTTTCTGTGGTGTGTTTGGGTTGGATGGATTTTCTCGACTGTCGGAGCCTTTGGAGGTATAATGGCAGGCCTGGGACACATATCCATCTTCGGACTCGGCCAGTGGGCAAAGCAGCTCAAAGGCGTGAAAGTTAACATCGGTTCGTACACTGATGCGGGCAAGTACCTGACAGACAGCATCAGGCTGGGCAACTCGGGGCTTACGTGGTTCAACGCAGTTTCGAGTACGATAAACTGGTACACTCAGAAGAGACTCGTCTGGCCTGCAGGACTCTTCCTTGGAATTGGTGCAGTACTGGGAGCACAGGCTGGTGTCTGGCTGACTGGTGGAAAGCTGGGCATTTCCGTCTACAAAGGTGTGTTCGGGCTTGGTACGTACCTGATAGCCGCGTACATGTTCTACCAGCTCACACCGAGAGCTAAGGCTTCAAAGGCAAAGGGAAGAGAAGCTGCCAAGAGATTCGCCCAGAAGGTCAAGGAACTTAAAGAGGCTGGAAGACTCCACGAGCTCGAGGGCATAAAGAACCTGAAGGTCGGCACATACACCGAGTTCGAGTTCTTCGGAGAGCAGTTCAAGATTGGGAACTACATACCGTTCATCGTTGGTTTCCTGATAGGATTCATGTCAGCAGTTTTAGGCATTGGCGGTGGTTTCCTCTTCGTTCCGTTCCTGACGAGCCTTGGACTGCCAATGTACATCGTACCTGGAGCTTCGACACTTGCAGTGTTCTTCACTCAGACTTCGACCATCCTTGGATGGCTTGCGAGGGGCGTTGAGTTCCCACTGGTTCCAATACTGATCGGTTGGGCCGGTATCTTCATAGGCTCCTACATAGGGCCAAGGACGCAGAAGTACCTGCCAATGGACTTCATGTACGGACTCTTCGGTGTCCTCGCAACATACGTTGGAACGAGGTACTTCCTGAGCGGATTCTTTGGAATCAAGCTGCCGCCTTAA